A single Anopheles funestus chromosome 2RL, idAnoFuneDA-416_04, whole genome shotgun sequence DNA region contains:
- the LOC125763594 gene encoding uncharacterized protein LOC125763594, producing the protein MFEDLEVDMPNTKITNQSDGDASPTPSNYEREKLHMEEAYIFEIAHIRAMVEEFRGDNTIRVHAWIEKLEQVFRALKLNKSQQLIAACYLLTGTACIFRRTCHFKDYDDLKAKLLEEFQGQECNDQDIIRELLRKRLQGEDVSHYVREMIEMANGCNIAEVDLVDIIIDGLEDNSSLVVMLYGAKTIAELKSLLPRYKKRRFYS; encoded by the coding sequence ATGTTCGAGGATCTTGAAGTCGACATGCCGAATACGAAGATAACCAATCAgtccgatggagacgcatcgCCGACTCCTTCGAACTACGAAAGGGAAAAGCTTCACATGGAGGAGGCCTACATTTTCGAAATCGCGCATATACGAGCAATGGTGGAAGAGTTTAGGGGCGACAATACGATTCGTGTTCATGCTTGGATCGAGAAGCTGGAGCAAGTATTTCGTGCGCTGAAACTGAACAAATCGCAGCAATTGATTGCTGCGTGTTATTTATTAACCGGAACTGCATGTATTTTTCGTCGCACCTGTCACTTTAAAGATTACGACGATTTGAAAGCGAAATTGCTGGAAGAATTTCAAGGTCAGGAATGCAACGACCAAGATATTATTAGGGAGCTTCTGAGAAAAAGGTTGCAGGGTGAAGACGTTTCGCATTATGTAAGGGAGATGATTGAAATGGCCAACGGTTGCAATATTGCGGAAGTTGATTTGGTCGACATTATCATTGATGGCTTAGAAGATAATTCTAGCCTCGTAGTAATGCTGTACGGAGCAAAAACAATCGCCGAGTTGAAGAGTCTTCTACccagatacaaaaaaagacgtTTCTATTCTTGA